A region from the Citrobacter koseri ATCC BAA-895 genome encodes:
- the rcsC gene encoding two-component system sensor histidine kinase RcsC, translated as MKYLASFRTTLKVSRYLFRALALLIWLLIAFASVFYIVNALHQRESEIRQEFNLSSDQAQRYIQRTSDVMKELKYIAENRLTAENGVMSSRARDDKTVVPNFEPLFADSDCAAMGNAWRGSLESLAWFMRYWRDNFSAAYDLNRVFLIGSDNLCMANFGLRDMPVERDNALKTLHERIVKYRNAPQEESGNNLFWISQGPRPGIGYFYALTPVYLANRLQALLGVEQSIRMENFFTPGSLPMGVTILDENGHPLISLTGPESNIRPEPRWMQERSWFGYTPGFRELVLKKSLPPSSLSIVYSVPVDLVLEHIRMLILNAILLNVLVGAALFTLARMYERRIFIPAESDAQRLEEHEQFNRKIVASAPVGICILRTIDGVNILSNELAHTYLNMLTHEDRQRLTQIICGQQVNFVDVLTSNNTNLQISFVHSRYRNENVAICVLVDVSARVKMEESLQEMAQAAEQASQSKSMFLATVSHELRTPLYGIIGNLDLLQTKALPKGVDRLVTAMNNSSSLLLKIISDILDFSKIESEQLKIEPREFSPREVMNHITANYLPLVVRKQLGLYCFIEPDVPVALNGDPMRLQQVISNLLSNAIKFTDTGCIVLHVQCDGDYLSIQVRDTGVGIPAKEVVRLFDPFFQVGTGVQRNFQGTGLGLAICEKLISMMDGDISVDSEPGMGSQFTLRIPLYGAQYPQKKGVEGLAQTRCWLAVRNASLCHFIESSLARSGVDVLRYEGQKPAPEDILITDDVLEQAWQGRAAVVFSRRHIGIPQERAPGEWVHSVASPHELPALLARIYSIELDNDALATALPAPDKTDATNDDMMILVVDDHPINRRLLADQLGSLGYQCKTANDGVDALNVLSKNHIDIVLSDVNMPNMDGYRLTQRIRQLGLTLPVVGVTANALAEEKQRCLESGMDSCLSKPVTLDVLKQTLAVYAERVRKTRA; from the coding sequence TTGAAATACCTTGCTTCCTTTCGTACAACCCTGAAAGTTTCGCGCTACCTGTTCAGAGCGTTGGCGTTACTGATCTGGCTGCTGATCGCTTTTGCTTCGGTGTTTTACATCGTCAATGCGCTGCATCAGAGAGAGTCTGAAATCCGTCAGGAATTCAATCTCAGTTCCGACCAGGCGCAGCGCTATATTCAGCGCACGTCTGACGTAATGAAAGAACTCAAATATATTGCCGAGAATCGCTTAACGGCGGAAAACGGCGTGATGTCCAGCCGGGCACGCGACGATAAAACCGTGGTGCCCAATTTTGAGCCGCTGTTTGCCGACTCCGACTGTGCGGCGATGGGGAATGCCTGGCGCGGGTCGCTGGAGTCGCTGGCCTGGTTTATGCGCTACTGGCGCGACAATTTTTCTGCGGCCTACGATCTGAATCGTGTTTTCCTGATTGGCAGCGACAATCTCTGTATGGCGAATTTCGGCCTGCGCGATATGCCGGTCGAACGTGATAATGCGCTGAAAACGCTGCATGAGCGCATTGTTAAGTACCGCAATGCCCCGCAGGAAGAGAGCGGGAATAACCTTTTCTGGATTAGCCAGGGGCCGCGCCCCGGCATCGGCTATTTTTATGCCCTGACGCCGGTTTATCTGGCCAACCGCTTGCAGGCGCTGCTGGGCGTCGAGCAGTCCATTCGGATGGAGAACTTTTTCACGCCGGGAAGTTTGCCTATGGGGGTGACGATCCTCGATGAAAATGGTCATCCGCTGATTTCGCTAACCGGGCCGGAAAGCAACATCAGGCCGGAACCCCGCTGGATGCAGGAGCGCTCCTGGTTTGGCTACACGCCAGGGTTCCGTGAGCTGGTTCTGAAGAAAAGCCTGCCGCCATCGTCGCTCAGCATTGTCTACTCCGTACCGGTCGATCTGGTGCTGGAGCATATTCGAATGCTGATTCTGAATGCTATTCTGCTGAATGTGCTGGTGGGCGCCGCCTTGTTCACGCTGGCGCGCATGTATGAACGGCGTATCTTTATTCCGGCGGAAAGCGATGCTCAGCGGCTGGAAGAGCATGAGCAGTTTAACCGGAAAATCGTCGCTTCCGCGCCGGTGGGGATTTGCATCCTGCGTACCATTGACGGGGTCAATATTCTCAGTAATGAACTGGCGCATACCTACCTCAATATGCTCACCCATGAGGACCGGCAAAGGCTGACGCAAATTATCTGTGGTCAGCAGGTTAACTTCGTCGATGTGTTGACCAGCAACAATACCAATCTGCAAATCAGCTTTGTCCATTCGCGCTATCGTAATGAAAACGTGGCGATTTGCGTGCTGGTGGATGTGAGCGCGCGCGTCAAAATGGAAGAGTCGTTGCAGGAGATGGCGCAGGCGGCGGAGCAGGCGAGCCAGTCCAAATCAATGTTCCTTGCGACCGTGAGCCACGAGTTGCGCACGCCGCTGTACGGGATTATCGGTAACCTCGATCTGCTGCAAACCAAAGCGTTGCCGAAAGGGGTCGACAGGCTGGTTACGGCGATGAACAACTCCTCCAGCCTGCTGCTGAAAATCATCAGCGATATTCTCGACTTCTCAAAAATCGAATCCGAGCAGTTGAAGATTGAACCGCGTGAGTTCTCGCCGCGTGAGGTGATGAACCATATTACGGCCAACTATTTACCGCTGGTGGTGAGAAAACAGCTTGGCCTGTACTGCTTTATTGAACCGGATGTACCGGTTGCGCTGAACGGCGACCCGATGCGTCTGCAACAGGTGATTTCTAACCTGCTGAGTAACGCCATCAAATTTACCGATACCGGTTGTATTGTGCTGCATGTGCAGTGTGATGGCGATTATCTCAGTATTCAGGTACGCGATACCGGCGTGGGGATTCCGGCGAAAGAGGTTGTGCGTTTGTTCGATCCTTTCTTCCAGGTGGGAACCGGCGTGCAGCGTAATTTCCAGGGAACCGGCCTGGGGCTGGCGATTTGTGAAAAACTGATCAGCATGATGGATGGGGATATCTCCGTCGATTCAGAGCCCGGGATGGGCAGCCAGTTTACGTTACGCATTCCACTTTATGGCGCGCAGTACCCGCAGAAAAAAGGCGTCGAAGGGCTGGCTCAAACGCGTTGCTGGCTGGCGGTACGCAACGCGTCGCTGTGTCATTTTATTGAGTCCAGCCTGGCGCGAAGCGGTGTCGATGTGCTTCGTTACGAAGGGCAAAAACCGGCGCCGGAAGATATTCTGATTACGGACGATGTGCTGGAGCAGGCATGGCAGGGGCGTGCGGCGGTTGTTTTCAGTCGCCGCCATATTGGTATTCCGCAGGAAAGAGCGCCGGGCGAGTGGGTACACAGCGTGGCGTCGCCGCATGAATTGCCTGCGCTGCTGGCGCGGATTTACAGTATTGAGCTTGATAACGACGCGCTTGCAACGGCGCTGCCTGCGCCGGATAAAACCGACGCGACGAATGACGACATGATGATCCTCGTGGTGGACGATCATCCGATCAACCGTCGTTTGCTGGCCGATCAGTTGGGATCGCTGGGGTATCAATGCAAGACCGCGAATGACGGCGTCGATGCGTTGAACGTGCTGAGTAAAAACCATATTGATATCGTGCTGAGCGACGTCAACATGCCGAATATGGACGGCTACCGTCTGACGCAGCGCATTCGCCAGCTGGGGTTGACGTTGCCGGTGGTCGGCGTCACGGCTAACGCGCTGGCGGAAGAGAAACAGCGTTGTCTGGAGTCCGGTATGGATAGCTGCCTGTCCAAGCCGGTGACGTTAGATGTGCTTAAGCAGACGCTGGCGGTGTATGCGGAGCGAGTGAGAAAGACGCGGGCATAA
- the rcsB gene encoding response regulator transcription factor RcsB, with the protein MNNMNVIIADDHPIVLFGIRKSLEQIEWVNVVGEFEDSTALINNLPKLDAHVLITDLSMPGDKYGDGITLIKYIKRHFPSLSIIVLTMNNNPAILSAVLDLDIEGIVLKQGAPTDLPKALAALQKGKKFTPESVSRLLEKISAGGYGDKRLSPKESEVLRLFAEGFLVTEIAKKLNRSIKTISSQKKSAMMKLGVENDIALLNYLSSVTLSPADKD; encoded by the coding sequence ATGAACAATATGAACGTAATTATTGCCGATGACCATCCGATTGTACTGTTCGGTATTCGCAAATCACTTGAACAAATCGAGTGGGTGAATGTTGTCGGCGAGTTTGAAGATTCCACAGCACTGATCAACAACCTGCCTAAATTAGATGCGCATGTGTTGATTACCGACCTCTCCATGCCGGGAGATAAATACGGTGACGGGATTACCCTCATCAAATACATTAAACGTCATTTCCCGAGCCTGTCGATCATCGTTCTGACGATGAACAACAACCCGGCAATTCTGAGCGCGGTGCTGGATCTCGACATTGAGGGGATTGTGCTGAAACAAGGCGCGCCGACTGACTTGCCTAAAGCGCTGGCCGCGCTGCAAAAGGGCAAGAAGTTTACCCCGGAAAGCGTCTCCCGCCTGCTGGAGAAAATCAGCGCGGGCGGTTATGGCGACAAACGTCTGTCTCCGAAAGAGAGTGAAGTCCTGCGTCTGTTCGCAGAAGGTTTCCTGGTGACGGAAATCGCCAAGAAACTGAACCGCAGCATTAAGACCATCAGTAGCCAGAAAAAATCGGCGATGATGAAGCTGGGCGTCGAAAACGATATCGCGCTGCTGAATTACCTCTCTTCCGTCACGCTGAGCCCGGCGGACAAAGACTGA
- the rcsD gene encoding phosphotransferase RcsD: MSQSDTTVSTRFSLLPGSITRFFLLLIIVLLVTMGVMVQSAVNAWLKDKSYQIVDITHAIHKRVDTWRYVTWQIYDNIAATASPSTSEGLQETRLKQDVYYLEKPRRKTEALIFGSHDSSTLEMTQRISTYLDTLWGAENVPWSMYYLNGQDNSLILISTLPLKDLSSGFKESAIGNIVDSRRAEMLQQANALDERESFSSLRRLAWQNGHYFTLRTTFNQPGHLATVVAFDLPINDLIPPGMPLDSFRLEPDSSTTTVRNTEKESPDSVSISFNSAKIEISSALNSTDMRLVWQVPFGTLLLDTLQNILLPLLLNIGLLALALFGYTTFRHQPGRSTEVATSNTANNELRILRAINEEIVSLLPLGLLVHDQEANRTVISNKIADHLLPHLNLQNITSMAEQHQGIIQATINNELYEIRLFRSQVAPRTQIFIIRDQDREVLVNKKLRQAQRLYEKNQQGRAAFMQNIGNALKEPVRILAINAAAADTPESQKLASQADVLVRMIDEIQLANILENDTWKSEPTLFSIQDLIDEVVPDVLPAIKRKGLQLLIKNHLSANDERRGDRDALRRILLLLIQYAVTTTQIGKITLEVDQDESAEERLTFRILDTGEGVTLNEIDNLHFPYINETQSDRYGKANPLTFWLCDQLARKLGGHLNIKARDALGTRYTVHVKMTPHDQHVNDEERLLDDVCVMVDVTSNDVRNIVLRQLENWGATCITPDNRQISQEYDLFLTDNPSNLTASGLLLSDDESGVRKMGPGQLRVNFNMSNAMQEAVLQLIEEQLAQEEIPESPLGGDENAELHASGYYALFVDTVPDDVKRLYTEAATSDFAALAQTAHRLKGVFAMLNLVPGKQLCETLEHLIREKDAPGIEKYISDIDSYVKSLL; this comes from the coding sequence ATGAGTCAGTCTGATACAACGGTTTCTACCCGATTCTCCCTTCTGCCGGGAAGCATTACCCGTTTCTTCTTATTACTGATCATTGTGTTACTTGTAACGATGGGCGTGATGGTGCAAAGCGCGGTCAACGCCTGGCTGAAAGACAAGAGCTATCAGATTGTCGATATCACCCATGCTATTCATAAGCGCGTAGACACCTGGCGCTACGTGACCTGGCAAATCTATGACAACATTGCCGCGACGGCTAGCCCATCCACGAGCGAGGGTTTGCAGGAAACGCGTCTGAAACAAGACGTCTACTACCTTGAAAAACCGCGCCGTAAGACCGAAGCGCTTATCTTTGGCTCACATGACAGCTCAACGCTGGAAATGACCCAGCGGATTTCCACCTATCTCGATACGCTGTGGGGCGCGGAGAACGTGCCCTGGTCGATGTATTATCTGAACGGGCAGGACAACAGCCTGATTCTCATCTCCACCCTGCCGCTCAAGGATCTCTCCTCCGGCTTTAAAGAGTCCGCGATTGGCAATATTGTCGATTCCCGTCGGGCGGAGATGCTGCAACAGGCGAATGCGCTGGATGAACGCGAAAGCTTCTCTTCGTTACGTCGTCTGGCGTGGCAAAACGGCCATTACTTTACGCTGCGCACCACTTTTAATCAGCCGGGGCATCTGGCGACGGTTGTGGCGTTCGATTTGCCGATCAACGACCTGATCCCGCCGGGAATGCCGCTGGACAGCTTCCGCCTGGAACCCGACTCCTCAACCACGACGGTACGTAATACAGAGAAAGAGTCTCCAGACAGCGTCAGCATCAGCTTCAACAGCGCCAAAATTGAGATTTCTTCCGCGCTGAACTCAACCGATATGCGGCTGGTCTGGCAGGTTCCTTTCGGCACGCTATTGCTTGATACGCTGCAAAATATCCTGCTGCCGTTACTGTTGAATATCGGCCTGCTTGCGCTGGCGCTGTTTGGCTACACCACCTTCCGCCACCAGCCTGGCCGTTCAACGGAAGTGGCGACAAGCAATACCGCAAATAATGAACTGCGTATTCTGCGCGCGATTAATGAAGAGATCGTCTCCCTGCTGCCGCTGGGGCTGCTGGTGCATGACCAGGAGGCCAATCGCACCGTCATCAGCAATAAAATCGCCGACCATTTGCTGCCGCATTTAAATCTGCAAAACATCACCAGCATGGCGGAGCAGCATCAGGGCATCATTCAGGCGACGATCAATAACGAGCTGTATGAAATTCGCCTGTTCCGCAGCCAGGTCGCCCCTCGCACGCAGATCTTTATTATTCGCGATCAGGACCGGGAAGTGCTGGTGAACAAGAAGCTCAGGCAGGCGCAGCGTCTGTATGAGAAAAACCAGCAGGGCCGCGCCGCGTTTATGCAAAATATTGGCAATGCCCTGAAAGAACCCGTGCGGATACTGGCGATCAACGCCGCTGCCGCAGACACGCCGGAAAGCCAGAAGCTGGCGAGCCAGGCGGATGTTCTGGTGCGTATGATAGATGAAATTCAGCTGGCGAATATTCTGGAGAATGATACCTGGAAAAGCGAGCCGACGCTGTTCTCCATTCAGGATCTGATTGACGAAGTGGTGCCGGACGTTCTGCCTGCGATTAAGCGTAAGGGTCTGCAACTGCTGATCAAAAACCACCTTAGCGCCAACGATGAACGCCGTGGCGACCGTGACGCCCTGCGCCGCATTCTGCTGTTGCTGATTCAGTACGCGGTCACGACCACGCAGATTGGGAAAATCACGCTGGAAGTCGATCAGGATGAGTCGGCTGAAGAACGCCTGACCTTCCGCATTCTGGATACCGGTGAAGGCGTGACGCTCAATGAGATCGACAATCTCCATTTCCCGTATATCAATGAAACGCAAAGCGACCGCTACGGGAAAGCGAATCCGTTAACCTTCTGGTTGTGCGATCAGCTGGCGCGTAAGCTCGGCGGGCATCTGAATATTAAAGCACGCGATGCGCTGGGGACGCGCTATACCGTACATGTTAAAATGACCCCGCATGACCAACATGTAAATGATGAAGAGCGCTTGCTGGATGACGTTTGCGTGATGGTTGACGTCACCTCTAATGATGTGCGCAATATTGTGTTGCGTCAGTTGGAAAACTGGGGAGCCACCTGCATCACGCCGGATAATCGGCAAATAAGTCAAGAATATGATCTCTTTTTAACTGATAATCCGTCTAATCTTACTGCCTCCGGCTTGCTTTTAAGCGATGATGAGTCAGGCGTGCGGAAAATGGGTCCTGGCCAACTGCGCGTCAACTTTAATATGAGCAACGCTATGCAGGAAGCTGTACTACAACTGATAGAAGAGCAACTGGCGCAGGAAGAGATTCCAGAGTCGCCCCTCGGCGGAGATGAAAACGCCGAACTTCATGCCAGCGGTTATTACGCGCTCTTTGTAGACACAGTACCGGATGATGTTAAGAGGTTGTATACTGAGGCAGCGACCAGTGATTTCGCTGCGCTGGCGCAGACAGCTCACCGCCTGAAAGGCGTGTTTGCTATGCTTAATCTGGTACCCGGCAAGCAGTTATGTGAAACGCTGGAACATCTTATTCGTGAGAAAGATGCTCCAGGTATAGAAAAATACATCAGCGACATTGACAGCTACGTCAAGAGCTTGCTGTAG
- a CDS encoding porin OmpC, giving the protein MKVKVLSLLVPALLVAGAANAAEVYNKDGNKLDLFGKVDGLHYFSDDDGNDGDQTYMRLGFKGETQVNDQITGYGQWEYQIQGNDAETTNNSWTRVAFAGVKFGDAGSFDYGRNYGVIYDVTAWTDVLPEFGGDTYGADNFMQQRANGLATYRNTDFFGLVEGLNFALQYQGKNGSASGENDVADGRSLLKQNGDGFGGSLTYDIGEGFSVGGAITSSKRTADQNSAGVYGSGDRATVYTGGLKYDANNVYLAAQYSQTYNATRFGSSQNSRSDSYGFADKAQNFEVVAQYQFDFGLRPSVAYLQSKGKDISNGTTNYGDQDILKYVDVGATYYFNKNMSTYVDYKINLLDDNTFTRNAGISTDDIVALGLVYQF; this is encoded by the coding sequence ATGAAAGTTAAAGTACTGTCCCTCCTGGTACCGGCTCTGCTGGTAGCAGGCGCAGCAAATGCGGCTGAAGTTTATAACAAAGACGGCAACAAATTGGACCTGTTCGGTAAAGTCGACGGTCTGCACTATTTCTCTGATGACGATGGCAACGACGGCGATCAGACCTATATGCGTCTCGGCTTCAAAGGCGAAACCCAGGTTAACGATCAGATCACCGGCTACGGTCAGTGGGAATATCAGATTCAGGGCAACGACGCTGAAACCACTAACAACTCCTGGACCCGTGTGGCGTTTGCTGGTGTGAAATTTGGCGATGCAGGTTCCTTCGACTACGGTCGTAACTACGGCGTAATCTACGATGTAACGGCCTGGACCGACGTTCTGCCGGAATTCGGCGGCGACACCTACGGCGCGGATAACTTCATGCAGCAGCGTGCTAACGGCCTGGCAACCTACCGTAATACTGACTTCTTCGGTCTGGTTGAAGGTCTGAATTTTGCGTTGCAGTATCAGGGTAAAAACGGCAGCGCCAGCGGTGAAAACGACGTTGCGGATGGTCGTAGCCTGCTGAAACAGAACGGCGACGGCTTCGGCGGATCTCTGACCTATGATATCGGCGAAGGCTTCAGCGTTGGTGGTGCAATCACCTCTTCCAAACGTACTGCTGACCAGAATTCGGCTGGCGTATACGGCAGCGGCGATCGTGCGACCGTTTATACCGGTGGTCTGAAATACGACGCTAACAACGTTTACCTGGCAGCGCAGTACTCTCAGACTTACAACGCAACCCGCTTTGGTTCTTCCCAGAACAGCCGTAGCGACTCTTATGGCTTCGCTGATAAAGCGCAAAACTTCGAAGTGGTTGCACAGTACCAGTTCGACTTCGGTCTGCGTCCGTCCGTGGCTTACCTGCAATCTAAAGGTAAGGACATCTCCAACGGCACTACCAACTACGGCGATCAGGATATCCTGAAATACGTTGATGTTGGCGCGACCTACTACTTCAACAAAAACATGTCTACCTACGTTGATTACAAAATCAACCTGCTGGATGACAATACCTTTACTCGTAATGCGGGTATCAGCACTGACGACATCGTTGCTCTGGGCCTGGTTTACCAGTTCTGA